A segment of the Rana temporaria unplaced genomic scaffold, aRanTem1.1, whole genome shotgun sequence genome:
tgggcacagattgagccaggagatggggtacacatgttggattgatttggcgtggacagtgatttaAAGtttattccttaatgcctgcaaagaatattctatgactcatttctatgcttggccctgactagtgacatgctaattgagtcagggcctgaaagacattccattgtccttgtgtaaaggtgttaattgcataagGGGACCAAGACTACATCACCTAAACTGTCAGACAGACTGACGCAACTATACATTGTCCATAGAGCCTACCTGACACCGCTGAGACTGCCCAAATTCCACCACACACCCAATCCGACCTGTCGTCTGTGTCAGTCCACGAGTGCCACGTTTTATCATCTCATATGGAGTTGTCCAAATACTCAGACCTACTGGACGCAGGTTGTCCGCCTTCTGCATGACAATATGGGATCCCCTGTGGCACTTGACCCTAAGTTGTGTATTTTGGGGCTGTTGCCTGACGTAGAGGTGGATAGATATCACACAATTTTCATATCTGAAACATTATTTTTAGCTCGTAAAGTAATTGCCCAGAGATGGATGCAGGTTTTGCCCCCCACTCTACAGATGTGGAAAAAGGCTGTTAATGACACTTTATCATTCAAGAAGCTGATCTACACACACAGGGGCTCCACACAAAAGTATTCCAAGGTTTGGGACAGATGGCTAGGGGACGGAGAAACGTGTGTCTGATTTGTGCCTTACCTAGAGACTGTTCTATAATAAATTGCTCCTTTGTCCTCGTGACCATGTAAATGTAGGACCCGTGGTATCTAAGTAACCAAAAACTGAGCATGTATCTTACCTTATGACACTGTATTGTTATTGTGAAATGTGTTCGACCTGTTTTGTAATATGTGCTTTAATTTAATAAAGTCGTTTtttttccaagtaaaaaaaaaaagtgttaattgcatagactcctaagatattccagtaaccattgtgtaaggctgtagaggtgttaatccaggtctggtcccagacctctaattatgtatgctaaatactgtttatgtgtgataacactgtctaaaacctattgatgctcagaggtgtgaataggtgtcaagctgcatgcggaaacggaacgtctgcctagggaactcagtgtgtgatggggttttgtttgttatgctgttaatgaaggaatgtgcagtgattagacatgataattataggccggcaccGACCTGTCTAGAATAGTTAGTAATTGGCcttagtgtgtgggtggggagttgattgttcctttaatgccttgtactgtatataagactgaaagaaaccattaaagttgttcatttacatttggaacaagtacagagctgtgtctcgtcttgattctgggcaaataaagtgggatcgggtcctgtcggttggagtgtcgataagctgtcttggatgtgatggaaggtcgtaaacggtggtgaccgttacaggggggggaggagcgtgtaatgtacaggggggggaggagcgtgtaatgtacagggggggaggagcgtgtaatgtacagggggggaggagcgtgtaatgtacaggggggggaggagcgtgtaatgtacagggggggaggagcgtgtaatgtacagggggggaggagcgtgtaatgtacagggggggaggagcgtgtaatgtacaggggggaggagcgtgtaatgtacaggggggaggagcgtgtaatgtacaggggggaGGAGCGTGTAATGTACTGGGGGGAGGagcgtgtaatgtacaggggggaggagtgtacagagTGAATTGTTGTCACAGAGGCATTCTGGGATtgatcttctcccctcccccaggaAGCTCCGCCATGTATCGGAAGGATAAGAGTATCCAGATGAAGAGCAGCGCCTCGGCGCTCTACAACAATCTCAGCGTCTTACCGATCAGCGACAAGAGCCTCACCTACTTCACCGTCGTCCACGGCAACACCGTCAACATGGTGAGCGCCTCCGCCGACGGGCTCAACTTCTCCCACCGCCAGCTGCAGTCCAAAGAGGGGAGTGTGGCCCTAAGCTCCTCCCTCATCACACAGGTAGGTGGAGTCATTTCAGCTTACACAGAGTCCTGTGGAGTTTCACCTACCCACAGATGACTTGTACCTGTCCCTTTgtagcatgcagcagtctcttgcAGCACAGACGGGTACCGTTTGGGAATCGGGGGACGGGTACCGTTTGGGAATCGGGGGACGGGTACCGTTTGGGAATCGAGGGACGGGTACCGTTTGGGAATCGGGGGACGGGTACCGTTTGGGAATTGGGGGACGGGTACCGTTTGGGAATCGGGGGACGGGTACCGTTTGGGAATCGGGGGACGGGTACCGTTTGGGAATCGGGGGACGAGTACCGTTTGGGAATAGGGGGACGGGTACCGTTTGGGAATAGGGGGACGGGTACCGTTTGGGAATAGGGGGACGGGTACCGTTTGGGAATAGGGGGACGGGTACCGTTTGGGAATAGGGGGACGGGTACCGGTTGGGGTTCGGGGGACGGGTACCGGTTGGGAATCGGGGGACGGGTACCGGTTGGGAATCGGGGGACGGGTACCGGTTGGGGAATCGGGGGACGGGTACCGGTTGGGAATCGGGGGACGGGTACCGGTTGGGGAATCGGGGGACGGGTACCGGTTGGGAATCTGGGACGGGTACCAGTTGGGAATCGGGGGATGGGTACCGGTTGGGAATCGGGGGGGAGAGGTATCGGTTGGGAATCGGGGGGACAGGTATCGGTTCAGGGACGGGTACCAGTTGGGAATCGGGGGATGGGTACCGGTTGGGAATCGGGGGGGACAGGTATCGGTTCGGGGACAGATACCAGTTGGGAATCGGGGGACGGGTACCGGTTGTGAATTGGGGGACGGATACCGGTTGGGAATTGGGGGACGGATACCGGTTGGGAATCGGGGGACGGGTACCGGTTGGAAATCGGGGGGGACGAGTACCGGTTGGGTATTCGGGGGACGGGTACCGGTTGGAAATCGGGGGGACAGGTATTGGTTCGGCGACGGGTACCGGTTGGGAATCGGGGGACGGGTACCAGTTGGGAATCGGGGGACGGATACCGGTTGGGAATCGGGGGAGGGGGACGAGTACCGGTTGGGATTCGGGGGACGGGTACCAGTTGGGAATCGGGGGGACAGGTATTGGTTCGGGGACGGGTACCGGTTGGGAATCGGGGGATGGGTACCGGTTGGGGAATCGGGGGACGGGTACCGGTTGGGGAATCGGGGGACGGGTACCGGTTGGGGAATCGGGGGACGGGTACCGGTTGGGGAATCGGGGGACGGGTACCGGTTGGGAATCGGGGGACGGGTACCGGTTGGGAATCGGGGGACGGGTACCGGTTGGGGTTCGGGAATAGAGACAGTGCCGCACACCCCTCTGTAACCTCTCTGTCTTCTCCTCCAGGCCTGCTGGTGTGTCCTGCCGTCCCGTGTTCTGCTGGTACTGACCTCCCAGAAGGGCATTCAGGTAAGTGGGTCAcatgatcaccccccccccacctctgtattgtatctcacccctccccctcctctcccctataGATGTACGAGTCTGATGGATCCATCATGGTGTACTGGCACGCACTGGACGCTCTGGAAACTCCGCAGGGTCAGTAGAAGAAATGGATGACTGGTTTCACTGCCAGTGGGAGGGGCGGAGTCCAATTACTCCCTTCTGTCAccctgaagagggaggggctaaGTGAAGTACCTCCCTCCTCAGTGGGGCAGATATATTGTATGTGGGATATACATGAGCTGGTTATCTTCTGATTGTGTTCTCTCTGTGCGCAGCTCAGGCGGTGTTTGCCCGCGGTATCGCTCCGGCTGGAGGACAGTACATCTGTGTCGGTGAGTTCACCTCTCTGTTCCTGGACAATATTTCTTCCACCagactctctgaccatctcctggagCAGGCCCatggtctctgaccgtctcctggaGCAGGCccatggtctctgaccatctcctgtagcaagcccatggtctctgaccatctcctgtagcaggcccatggtctctgaccatctcctgtagcaggcccatggtctctgaccatctcctgtagcaagcccatggtctctgaccatctcctgtaacagACCCATGgtctctgacatcttctgtagcACGCCCatggtctctgactatctcctgtagcaAGCccatggtctctgaccatctcctgtaacagACCCATGgtctctgacatcttctgtagcACGCCCatggtctctgactatctcctgtagcaAGCccatggtctctgaccatctcctggagCAGGCccatggtctctgaccatctcctggagCAGGCccatggtctctgaccatctcctgtaacaagcccatggtctctgaccatctcctgtagcaagcccatggtctctgaccgtctcctggaGCAAGCccatggtctctgaccatctcctggagCAAGCccatggtctctgaccatctcctggagCAAGCccatggtctctgaccatctcctgtagcaagcccgtggtctctgaccatctcctaggGCAGGCCCATAGCAGTGATATTAATGGTACTTTTCCTGTGCAGGAACCTCCTCCGGTCTGGTCCTGGTCTTTGACGTTCCATCCAAAGGCACCAACATCACGCTGGCGGAAGTCCTGGCTGAGCACAGAGACTCCATCACGGACATCGCCAGTGAGACGTGTGGGGGAGGGCAGGTAAGAGGCCGTAGTCCCGTACAGATCCTCACCAGTCACATCCTATGTACTTATCCCGGCCTGTGTTACAGGACAGAGCGGCCGACCTGGTGACAGCCGACGACTCCGGCCTGCTGTGTGTCTGGAAGAGCGGAGAGGACTTCCGATTGGTCAGCAAGATCTCTGCGTACGGGTGAGGAGTGGCCATACACTGCGAGACCTGACAGACAGGGGAGGGCCACATGGGGCCCAACAaagggggaaccccccccccccccctctatcatATACTTCATATTCCaccctgtcctgcagggtgaCGTGTTCCTCAGTGACGATCTCTGTCCTGTCCTGCAGGGTGACGTGTTCCTCAGTGACGATCTCTGTCCTGTCCTGCAGGGTGACGTGTTCCTCAGTGACGATCTCTGTCCTGTCCTGCAGGGTGACGTGTTCCTCAGTGAAGCTGTGGGATGGAGTCATTGCAGCCGCCTATGGAACGGGTCAGATTCGGGTGTATGATGCCGCAACCGGCACTGTATGTGCAGAGCTGGATGCCCACGCCCGATGGATCTACACTTTGGATGTGGCACCTGAGACTGGCAGAGTATGACTCTCCTCacctcttcttcctctcctctcttgtcCCTCGTCTCCTTTCTCTCCACATCTATCACCACACTCTTCTCATTCTGTCCATCTTCCACTCTCTCCTCCTTTTTCCTCATCACCTCTTCCTCTGttctcttctcctccccctctgttcctcttttttaTCTTGTCCCTTTTCTCCCTTTTCccttcctcttccccccccctttttctctccctctttttccctctgtaacggaacgtcccacactccgcttgagtgcttccgtcatataccgcttcctatcagtctgaatatagatatcagatattccagctgctcacaagcacacaacgagacgagacttgtctgtctgctgaacatggagtgtttaatagaaccaggaatacaaccttatatacagttagaggaggtaaccagaacataaattaacatgagctaattaactaatcatttatccagacgaggtgactccgagatatgacctgcCAGGGTAGACATCCCGcctcctctcacctgctatacaatacacattaccataaccgtaaacacaggacatcttcacacaatagcagggtcaattaacGGAGAGATGGCTGGAAGTGACGGCATTAGCATATAACATTataaatgagtcactcttacaattaacccgttgagttcagaatcaacaaaccgTAAATatgtttacagatatcctgggatatattgtggataataattacatagtccaagatataatttctcagtcatcctatgcccctagtggacataggatgattttagacataagatggttcggagatgtcccgggtgagtctgtcacatttctcccccatcaaaagtcgacaaacaaggtcccagacctccacctggtctggacatgcattagtcggacaaagtgaactcacatagtctgtctgcatgacctccaatcttggctgcaaggagtaggtgtggggcagaggtcagTGACTCTCTGTTCGGCTGCCAGCACTTCAGctgggtggtttttaacattccGGGGCTTGGTCTGCTGTTGGGCAGAGGGGCCGACCGCCCCAGCTTCCTGAAGCTGTAGAGACACTGTATGTGCTAGGCAGGGGCCAGCGGCGCTCTGCCcttttgccagcacttctgctggggactccaCATCATCCACTCCAGCTAACCGTTGGGGAAAGAGGCTGGATTCCTCCACACCCAAACTGTGAAGCTGCCATTGGGGAGGTGAGCTGGCTGCTTCCTTTTCCAttccctcatctggctgctgggacGACATGTGTGTGGTACTGTCTCCCAGATGCACggatctttgctggggaggaaagaccacgtTCTCCACCCTGGCCAACTGTTGGGGAGGGGCGATggacacctcctctcccttctccccctgtatcTGCTGCTGGAAAGTGATCGCaaccttctcaccctgagcctccggaactgccgcAAGGGTtgggcagaggtcttgaaccctctgtccggtgaccagcactttagctggggaagttccttgcaactccacagatactgcccttggtgctgggcagagcataGTGTAgtgtggccctgataccagctcttctgctggaggctcctcaggttgttcttcctcagcagaaaagtctatcaaatcccctgtctctacaactggtgtctgggggtaGAGGTTCACCAACTCCtgtccgtggaacccagaagatgctatcggtgctgggcagaggttagcagtactctgccctgctgtcagcaCTTCATCTTTGGGGATGGCAAtatccagattttccactgccgattctctggcatactgctggacaggcacattcctccatccaagatcatcccatgcagaaacaggatcatcccatgcagaaatcatcaaggtcagtcagcacttgctgcatccgccataagacctctgcgtccatagctgcgggggcaggttggcaaagcacactgttactctgccacattgccgattcttcagccaggatttcagcgttgtccactggtatttcctgatagtcccagaCAAAGGGAGGCCAGCCCTGgcactgagcagagtctagcagccgtctgtaggcgatctccagctcccattcccgaacggccagaaactccaaatcttccagtGCCCTTCCGAGACGTTTAGTAGCCCTTctctgaaatccatgatttcgtCCAACCGCCACTCCAAATCACTGCCAAAGTTAGAGTCCCCTGTCAGCTTCACATGCAACAGTCCCAGGCCGCCGTAGCTTAAGCCTTCCATTGGGCTGCCATCCGCTATCCAGGGACATGCTTGGGACACATGCCACcaaagggctctgtagctctcatccagCTGCATCTCTGCCCAGCTCAGCCTGCTTAATTCAGCTGTCTGTTCCTTGTGCAGTTTTTCTCCCAACAACAGCacccgcaatccatactgcgaccagtacctttcctggatggaggggagaacttTAGCCCGGTGTCTCTGCTCACGGGCTAGCGATTCCTTCCAGAGTTCACAGCGAATAGAATCAAACCATCCCAGCTGGACCTGCTCTGACACTGGTCCTCTATAATGTATCTACTTCTCTTGCAACCTCCTTCCGAATTCCTCTTTCATGgcggctggtatctgtacctctcctctcctgctatccGAACCTTGGATCCAGGTGGAGGTTGGATGTCCCCGACTGCAGGAAGCATCCTGCTGctagccaccaatgtaacggaatgtcccacactccgattgagtgcttccgtcatatacggcttcctatcagtctggatatagatatcagatatttcagctgccctcaacacacaacgagacgagacttgtttgtgtgctaaacatggagtgtttaatagaaccaagaatacaaccttatatacagttagaggaggtaaccagaacataaattaacatgagccaattaactaatcatttacccagacaaggtgactccgagatatgacctgtCAGGGTAGACGTCCCGgctcctctcacctgctatacaatacacattatcataagtgtaaacacgggacatcttcacacaataacagggtcaattagcacagagaacaggcagatggctggaggggatggcattagcatctaacattatgaatgagtcactcttccaATTAACCCgtggagttcagaatcaacaaaccgTAAATATATTTacggatatcctggaatatattgtggataataattacatagtcCAAGATATacttctcagtcatcctatgcccctagtggatgattttagacataagagcgTCCGAGTCTGTCACAccctccatttttttcttttttttccctccctccttttttatttttattttctctccctcctttttttcccctccctcctttttCCCTTGTTGTCCCCCTCCttcttttatgttatttttttcccctccatcctttttttttcccttttttttttcccttttttttttcctcccctctttttcccctttttttccccctccctcttttccattttttcccccctctcccctccctttttttttctctctccctcctttttcccctccttcttcttccttcttcgttcttcttctttcttgttcgttcttctttcttgttcgttcttctttcttctttttctccctcttccctctttttctccctcctccctctctttctccctcctccctcttccctctttttctccctcctccctcttccctctttttctccctcctccctcttccctctttttctccctcctccctcttcctctttttctccctcctccctcttcctctttttctcccttctccctcctccctcttcctccttttctccctctcttccctctttttctccctctcctccctcttccctcttttttttctccctcttccctcttttttttttctccctattcctattttttttccctcctccctcttcccctttttttttctccctctttttctccctcctccctcttccctttttttttttctccctcctcccttttccctcttcctctttttttcttcctcgtccttttttttccgcCCTCTCCCTCCTTTTTCCTCCCTCTTTCCCTGTCCCTCCTTCCTATTTTcctccatccccccctcctctcctctctcttttcctTCAACTTTTCTTCCCTCTTCCACCCCCACCCCCTAGCCCACCTTTtgcccccttctctccctcctaTACAAATAGATCTGTGTGTCCCgactctctctccttttctctcaccATGTCTGTGTGTCCcgactcctctccctccctccctccctctcccctctcttcctttccctctccctcctgtgtctgtccTCACCATGTCTGTGTGTCCCgactcctctctctcttcctttccctctctatctttcctctccctcctgtgtctgtccTCACCATGTCTGTGTGTCATCAGCTTCTCTCCGGAGCCGAGGATTCCTTCGTCCAGATCTGGCAGTTGAATCGCTGTGCGGAGTCCGGCTCTATCGAggtaaggagggggaggggggggggtctcttctaCTTCTGAAGGGTCTATCGGTGGAAAAGTTTTACATTCGGTTCATTC
Coding sequences within it:
- the WDR54 gene encoding WD repeat-containing protein 54; this translates as MYRKDKSIQMKSSASALYNNLSVLPISDKSLTYFTVVHGNTVNMVSASADGLNFSHRQLQSKEGSVALSSSLITQACWCVLPSRVLLVLTSQKGIQMYESDGSIMVYWHALDALETPQAQAVFARGIAPAGGQYICVGTSSGLVLVFDVPSKGTNITLAEVLAEHRDSITDIASETCGGGQDRAADLVTADDSGLLCVWKSGEDFRLVSKISAYGVTCSSVKLWDGVIAAAYGTGQIRVYDAATGTVCAELDAHARWIYTLDVAPETGRLLSGAEDSFVQIWQLNRCAESGSIEVEHRHSECVTDTQICGARFCDPQGSSFAVTGYDLSEIIRYVQI